From one Musa acuminata AAA Group cultivar baxijiao chromosome BXJ2-6, Cavendish_Baxijiao_AAA, whole genome shotgun sequence genomic stretch:
- the LOC135614988 gene encoding vacuolar-sorting receptor 4-like, translated as MGRYVGFPLGFLLVAWGLGLGLWAPRAAGRFVVEKNSLMVISPSELKGKHDSAIGNFGIPQYGGSMAGAVVYPKENARACDQFSRSDLFKPKAGALPNFVLIDRGDCLFAKKVWNAQNAGASAVLVVDDKNEPLITMDLPREDDEAAKYIENITIPSALIDKKFGEQLKKAVRSGEMVNVNLDWREAVPHPDDRVEYELWTNSNDECGTKCDMLMDFLKAFKGVAQLLEKGGYSQFTPHYITWYCPQAFIISKQCKSQCINNGRYCAPDPEQDFSTGYDGKDVVIENLRQLCVFRVANESKRPWIWWDYVTDFHIRCPMKEKKYNKDCAETVMKSLGLDIKKVDQCMGDPNADSENPILKMEQDAQVGTGSRGDVTILPTLIVNNRQYRGKLEKKAVLKAICAGFEENTEPPACLSDDIETNECLDNNGGCWQDKASNITACKDTFRGRVCECPAFGGVQFKGDGYNNCEAIGPGRCRINNGGCWQESRDGKTYSACQESGDGKCQCPAGFEGDGVKACEDINECKKKTACQCPECSCKDTWGSYDCTCSGDLLYIKEHDTCISKKASEAKVTWAAVWVLLIVLAVAAFGAYAIYKYRLRSYMDSEIRAIMAQYMPLDSQGEVPNHSHEEDHA; from the exons ATGGGGCGATACGTAGGCTTCCCTCTAGGGTTTCTCCTGGTGGCCTGGGGGTTGGGCCTGGGGCTTTGGGCGCCGCGGGCGGCGGGGCGATTCGTGGTGGAGAAGAACAGCCTGATGGTCATCTCGCCTTCCGAGCTCAAGGGGAAGCACGACAGCGCCATCGGAAACTTCGGCATCCCGCAGTACGGCGGGAGCATGGCCGGCGCGGTGGTGTACCCGAAGGAGAACGCCAGGGCCTGCGACCAGTTCTCGCGTTCCGATCTCTTTAAGCCGAAGGCTGGGGCGCTTCCTAACTTTGTTCTCATTGATCGCGGAG ACTGCCTTTTCGCCAAAAAGGTTTGGAATGCACAGAATGCTGGTGCCTCTGCTGTGCTTGTTGTAGATGACAAGAACGAACCTTTGATAACTATGGATTTACCTCGGGAGGACGATGAAGCTGCAAAGTATATTGAGAATATAACTATTCCATCTGCTCTTATTGATAAGAAATTCGGCGAACAGTTAAAGAAGGCTGTCCGCAGCGGTGAAATGGTTAATGTGAACCTTGATTGGAGAGAAGCCGTTCCACACCCTGATGATCGTGTGGAATATGAATTGTGGACCAATAGCAATGATGAGTGTGGCACCAAATGTGACATGCTGATGGACTTTTTAAAAGCGTTTAAAGGTGTTGCTCAACTGCTAGAGAAAGGTGGTTATAGTCAATTTACACCCCATTATATTACCTGGTACTGTCCCCAAGCTTTCATCATCAGTAAACAGTGCAAATCTCAATGCATCAATAATGGGAGATACTGTGCCCCTGATCCAGAGCAAGATTTCAGCACTGGTTATGATGGGAAGGATGTAGTTATTGAGAACTTGAGACAACTGTGTGTGTTTAGAGTTGCAAATGAAAGTAAAAGACCCTGGATTTGGTGGGATTACGTAACTGATTTCCACATAAGGTGCCCTATGAAGGAGAAGAAGTACAACAAAGACTGTGCAGAAACTGTTATGAAGTCTCTAG GGCTAGACATCAAGAAGGTTGACCAGTGCATGGGAGACCCAAATGCTGATAGTGAGAATCCAATTCTGAAGATGGAACAAGATGCTCAG GTAGGAACAGGTTCAAGGGGCGACGTTACTATATTGCCTACCCTCATTGTTAATAATCGACAGTATCGAG GAAAATTAGAGAAAAAGGCTGTCTTGAAAGCTATTTGTGCTGGTTTTGAGGAAAATACTGAGCCACCTGCTTGTTTGAGTGATG ACATAGAAACAAATGAATGTCTGGACAATAATGGTGGATGCTGGCAAGACAAAGCATCCAACATTACCGCATGCAAG GATACCTTCCGTGGCAGAGTCTGCGAGTGTCCTGCATTTGGtggggtgcagtttaagggtgatGGTTATAACAATTGTGAAG CAATTGGTCCTGGAAGGTGCAGGATAAACAATGGTGGCTGTTGGCAAGAAAGTCGTGATGGCAAGACATATTCTGCATGTCAG GAATCTGGAGATGGTAAATGCCAGTGCCCAGCTGGATTTGAAGGTGATGGTGTCAAAGCATGTGAAG ATAtcaatgaatgcaagaagaaaacTGCTTGTCAGTGCCCTGAGTGTAGCTGTAAAGATACCTGGGGAAGTTATGATTGCACCTGCAGTGGAGACCTTTTATACATCAAAGAACATGATACTTGCATAA GCAAGAAAGCCAGTGAAGCAAAGGTTACATGGGCTGCTGTTTGGGTGCTTTTGATAGTGTTGGCTGTTGCTGCATTTGGAGCATATGCTATTTACAAGTACAGATTAAGA